A window from Citrus sinensis cultivar Valencia sweet orange chromosome 3, DVS_A1.0, whole genome shotgun sequence encodes these proteins:
- the LOC102612359 gene encoding truncated transcription factor CAULIFLOWER A, with protein sequence MGRGRVQLKRIENKINRQVTFSKRRSGLLKKAHEISVLCDAEVALIVFSTKGKLFEYSTDSCMERILERYERYCYAERQLQANEIEPNGNWTLEYSKLKARMEVLQRNQKHFMGEDLADLSLKELQSVEQQIDSGLKLIRSRKNQLMLQSISELQKKDKLLKEQNNLLAKKVKEKEKLLSQEAQCREQQQQLNHDWNSSNVHLMQTLTNSSYQMGGGSGEEDEDTPTGHRANALLPAWMLRHLH encoded by the exons ATGGGGAGAGGAAGGGTGCAGCTGAAGAGGATAGAGAACAAGATCAATAGACAAGTGACTTTCTCTAAGAGAAGGTCTGGTTTATTGAAAAAAGCCCATGAGATCTCTGTGCTTTGTGACGCTGAAGTTGCTTTGATCGTCTTCTCCACTAAAGGCAAGCTCTTTGAATACTCTACTGATTCATG CATGGAAAGAATCCTTGAACGATATGAGAGGTATTGTTATGCGGAGAGGCAGCTTCAAGCAAATGAGATTGAACCAAAT GGAAACTGGACATTGGAATATTCCAAGCTTAAAGCTAGGATGGAGGTTttacaaagaaatcaaaa GCATTTCATGGGAGAGGATCTTGCAGACTTAAGTCTCAAAGAGCTTCAAAGTGTAGAGCAGCAGATTGATTCTGGTCTTAAACTCATTCGATCAAGAAAG AACCAACTCATGCTTCAATCCATTTCAGAGCTTCAGAAAAAG GACAAGTTATTGAAAGAGCAAAACAACTTGCTTGCAAAGAAG gtaaaagaaaaggagaagcTACTGAGCCAAGAGGCGCAGTGCAGggaacagcagcagcagctaaATCATGACTGGAACTCATCCAATGTTCATCTAATGCAGACATTGACCAATAG CTCTTACCAAATGGGAGGGGGCAGCGGAGAGGAGGATGAGGATACTCCGACAGGACATCGAGCTAACGCTCTGCTGCCTGCTTGGATGCTTCGTCACcttcattaa